A single Brassica rapa cultivar Chiifu-401-42 chromosome A04, CAAS_Brap_v3.01, whole genome shotgun sequence DNA region contains:
- the LOC103864782 gene encoding N-carbamoylputrescine amidase has protein sequence MEGRRREVVVSSLQFACSDDISSNVASAERLVREAHAKGANIVLIQELFEGYYFCQAQREDYFQRAKPYKDHPTIARMQTLAKELGVVIPVSFFEEANTAHYNSIAIIDADGTDLGIYRKSHIPDGPGYQEKFYFNPGDTGFKVFQTKFAKIGVAICWDQWFPEAARAMVLQGAEVLFYPTAIGSEPQDQGLDSRDHWRRVMQGHAGANVVPLVASNRIGKETIETEHGPSQITFYGNSFIAGPTGEIVAEADDKTEAVLVAKFDLEKIKSKRQSWGVFRDRRPDLYKVLLTMDGNL, from the exons atGGAAGGAAGAAGGAGAGAAGTGGTTGTTTCGTCTCTTCAATTCGCCTGCTCCGACGATATCTCCTCCAACGTCGCCTCCGCTGAAAG GCTGGTCAGAGAAGCACACGCCAAAGGAGCCAACATCGTTCTTATTCAG GAGCTTTTTGAGGGATATTACTTCTGTCAAGCACAAAGAGAGGACTACTTTCAGCGAGCCAAGCCTTACAAGGACCATCCTACCATTGCAAG GATGCAGACGCTGGCCAAGGAGCTGGGTGTTGTGATACCCGTTAGCTTCTTTGAGGAGGCAAATACTGCGCATTACAACTCTATTGCCATTATCGACGCTGATGGAACTGATCTCGGAATCTATAGGAAGTCCCATATTCCTGATGGACCAG GATATCAAGAGAAATTTTATTTCAATCCTGGAGACACTGGCTTTAAG GTTTTCCAGACAAAGTTTGCAAAAATTGGAGTTG CTATATGTTGGGATCAATGGTTTCCCGAGGCAGCTCGAGCTATGGTTCTACAGGGTGCTGAAGTACTGTTTTATCCCACTGCCATTGGTTCTGAGCCTCAAGACCAGGGGTTGGATTCGCGTGATCATTGGAGGAGAGTCATGCAAGGGCATGCTGGAGCTAATGTG GTGCCTCTAGTTGCTTCGAACCGCATAGGGAAGGAAACAATTGAAACCGAGCATGGACCGAGTCAGATCACTTTCTATGGAAATTCCTTCATTGCCG GACCGACGGGTGAAATTGTAGCCGAGGCCGATGACAAAACGGAAGCTGTTCTCGTGGCGAAGTTTGATCTTGAGAAGATCAAGTCGAAAAGGCAAAGCTGGGGAGTGTTTCGTGACCGCCGTCCAGATTTGTACAAGGTGCTTCTTACAATGGACGGTAACCTTTGA
- the LOC103864847 gene encoding uncharacterized protein LOC103864847 — protein MLPYDDIQIDNAFDWKKEVWSVETAPKIKLFLWKTFKGAISVGTNLVAHNIPIDPRCKRCGEPESSYHLLFQCSYAQQIWSLALYAINIGASGVLDLEQAWRISCNAKTLPPIGIPASQLTPWIIWHLWIARNNLVFNNKPASAQETLTKAMAAAREWSINQVKDTKISQTLIRPETTTVRTYLLQTDAAWNTATQRAGLGWTVKMEGETTASGLCSTFVGSALVAESMAVHAALQQCKEEGITRLRCESDSTQLIRALTSSSMNMEIYGIVSDILSLALSFDVISFHWISREKNREADFKPSRCYLHRL, from the coding sequence ATGCTACCATATGACGACATTCAAATCGATAATGCTTTCGACTGGAAGAAAGAAGTCTGGAGCGTAGAGACAGCACCAAAGATAAAATTGTTTCTCTGGAAAACATTTAAAGGAGCGATATCTGTGGGCACTAACCTTGTGGCACATAACATACCAATTGACCCTCGGTGCAAAAGATGTGGGGAACCCGAATCTAGCTATCATCTTCTCTTCCAATGCTCTTATGCCCAACAGATATGGAGCTTAGCGCTGTATGCGATAAATATTGGGGCAAGCGGAGTGCTAGATTTGGAACAAGCATGGCGGATCTCCTGCAACGCCAAGACCTTACCACCGATAGGAATCCCAGCCTCTCAGCTCACCCCCTGGATCATTTGGCATCTATGGATAGCGAGAAATAACTTGGTCTTCAACAATAAGCCTGCATCAGCTCAGGAAACTTTAACCAAAGCAATGGCTGCAGCACGGGAATGGTCCATCAATCAAGTGAAGGACACTAAAATCAGCCAAACCCTGATAAGACCTGAAACAACTACCGTGAGGACCTACCTGCTACAAACAGATGCGGCCTGGAATACAGCCACACAAAGAGCTGGACTAGGATGGACTGTCAAGATGGAGGGAGAGACGACAGCTTCCGGACTCTGTTCTACTTTTGTTGGATCAGCTCTGGTCGCGGAAAGCATGGCCGTCCATGCAGCTCTCCAGCAGTGCAAAGAAGAAGGGATAACAAGGCTAAGGTGTGAATCGGACTCCACACAGCTTATCAGGGCACTAACGTCTTCTTCGATGAATATGGAGATCTATGGCATAGTGTCTGATATTTTGAGCTTAGCTCTGTCTTTTGATGTAATTTCTTTCCACTGGATTTCCAGGGAAAAAAATAGAGAGGCTGATTTTAAACCAAGCAGATGTTATCTGCACAGGCTCTAG
- the LOC103864783 gene encoding protein transport protein SEC24, producing the protein MAVRATASRFPIDSDALEASGLPWGLTVTPFASKDETGIGPAYGSNGHLLPRCENCYAYFNTYCELDQWAWTCSLCGTLNGLSSDAIARYSYPHDSIPETSSSFVDLELPLDGSEEEMTQARPVYVAAIDLSSSEEFLELTKSALLAALEALSPGSLFGLATFSHKIGLYDVQGPIPVVKNVFIPPDAESKLPLELEDAMPLLQFLAPVETCKDRIAAALETLRPITSWERSSGAAQGIDGVLMGGRGFGTAMEALFNYLGSEFGNTFALARVFAFMSGPPDYGRGQLDTSRYGEQYASKRVDADRALLPEQTPFYKDLATIAVQSGVCVDVFAVTNEYTDLASLKFLSIESGGSLFLYSSTDDSTLPQDMFRMLNRPYAFNCVLRLRTSTEFKPLHSYGHFFPDPQYENLQHIICCDSYATYAYDFEFANNTGFSRHSREPPVVQIAFQYTVVVPTEGLQNSELPSSSRGKHVLQKRLRIRTMQFETAQNINEIYDSVDHEVVLSLLVHKVILVSLEDGVREGRALLHDWLVILTAQYNDAYNLVQYKNGNKSMSSQIDITFSQCPQLEPLPRLVFALLRNPLLRFHEEGVHPDYRIYLQCLFSVLEPSSLHCGIYPSLTSYSTPDKQAYPRHSLSRAALLTSDSPIFFLDAYTTLIVFYTSTADPSLPFPPPQDCLLRKNINMVKQGRSITPKLMFIRGGKDDATAFENYLIEEQDVDGSGFASAKGFVSFLDDISQSVAEYMK; encoded by the exons ATGGCCGTGCGAGCAACGGCGTCGCGTTTCCCGATCGACTCCGACGCTCTGGAGGCGTCAGGACTCCCCTGGGGACTCACAGTAACGCCATTCGCCTCCAAAGACGAGACCGGAATCGGACCAGCGTACGGATCCAACGGCCATCTCCTTCCTCGCTGCGAAAACTGCTACGCTTACTTCAACACTTACTGTGAGCTCGATCAGTGGGCCTGGACCTGCTCGCTTTGCGGCACGCTTAATGGACTCTCTTCCGATGCGATCGCTCGTTACTCTTACCCTCACGACTCTATCCCCGAAACGAGCTCCTCCTTCGTTGATCTCGAGCTGCCTC tgGATGGATCTGAGGAAGAGATGACGCAAGCGAGGCCTGTGTACGTCGCAGCCATTGATCTCTCCT CTTCTGAGGAATTTTTGGAGCTAACGAAAAGTGCATTGCTAGCTGCTCTGGAAG CTCTGAGTCCAGGGTCTCTTTTCGGTCTTGCTACATTCAGTCACAAAATAGGACTGTATGATGTTCAAGGTCCTATACCAGTTGTAAAGAATGTATTTATTCCACCCGATGCGGAGAGCAAATTACCTCTAGAACTTGAGGATGCCATGCCCTTGTTACAGTTTTTAGCTCCG GTAGAAACTTGCAAGGATCGTATTGCTGCCGCTCTTGAGACACTCAGACCAATAACTTCTTGGGAGAGATCATCTGGAGCAGCTCAAGGGATAGATGGTGTGTTGATGGGCGGTAGAGGATTTGGTACTGCAATGGAAGCTCTCTTCAACTATCTAGGATCTGAATTTGGGAATACATTTGCATTAG CTAGGGTGTTTGCTTTCATGTCTGGTCCTCCTGATTATGGACGTGGGCAGCTGGATACAAGTAGGTATGGTGAACAGTACGCAAGTAAAAGGGTTGATGCTGATCGTGCTCTGCTTCCTGAGCAAACACCGTTCTACAAAGACTTA GCCACCATTGCTGTCCAATCAGGTGTATGCGTAGACGTGTTTGCAGTTACAAATGAGTACACAGATTTAGCATCGTTAAAGTTCCTTAGCATCGAAAGTGGCGGCTCGCTGTTTTTGTATTCAAGCACTGATGATTCGACTCTTCCCCAAGACAT GTTTCGGATGCTTAACCGTCCGTATGCTTTCAATTGCGTCTTGAGATTGAGGACGTCAACTGAATTCAAACCTCTCCACTCT TATGGTCACTTCTTTCCCGATCCACAGTACGAGAATCTTCAACATATCATCTGCTGTGATTCATATGCAACATATGCGTATGACTTTGAGTTTGCAAATAATACTGGCTTTTCCAG ACATTCTAGAGAGCCACCTGTGGTGCAAATTGCATTCCAGTACACAGTTGTTGTACCTACCGAGGGACTGCAAAATTCCGAATTGCCATCTTCAAGTAG AGGCAAACACGTACTTCAGAAACGACTAAGGATCAGAACCATGCAATTTGAGACTGCCCAAAACATCAATGAGATTTACGACAGTGTGGATCATGAAGTTGTTCTCTCATTACTCGTTCACAAG GTAATTTTAGTGTCTCTAGAAGATGGAGTCCGAGAAGGTAGGGCATTGCTTCATGATTGGCTAGTAATCCTAACGGCGCAATACAACGATGCGTACAATCTCGTCCAATACAAAAACGGAAACAAGTCAATGAGTTCTCAGATTGACATCACGTTTTCACAATGTCCCCAACTTGAGCCTTTACCTCGCTTAGTCTTTGCCTTACTCCGTAATCCTCTCCTCCGGTTTCATGAAGAAGGTGTTCATCCTGATTACAGAATCTACTTGCAATGCCTTTTCAG TGTGTTGGAACCGAGCTCTCTTCATTGCGGGATATACCCATCGCTAACGTCATATTCAACACCAGATAAACAGGCGTACCCACGTCATTCATTGAGCCGTGCAGCATTGTTAACAAGTGATAGTCCGATATTTTTCTTAGATGCATATACCACTTTGATAGTCTTCTACACATCAACAGCTGACCCGTCACTTCCTTTCCCTCCACCACAAGACT GTTTATTGAGGAAGAATATTAATATGGTGAAGCAAGGAAGGAGCATCACACCAAAACTGATGTTTATTCGAGGAGGGAAAGACGATGCTACTGCATTTGAGAACTATCTTATTGAAGAACAAGACGTGGACGGTAGCGGTTTTGCTAGCGCCAAGGGTTTTGTTTCGTTCCTGGACGATATTTCGCAGAGTGTGGCTGAATACATGAAGTAA
- the LOC103864781 gene encoding rho GTPase-activating protein 5, whose product MADQANNQQAMDIGPPTNICHVAHVTYDRFDGFLGLPSEFEPDVPKKAPSASATVFGVSTESMQLSYDSRGNCVPIILSLLQRRLYDQGGLKVEGIFRITGDNSEEEFVREELNKGVVPEGIDVHCLSGLIKAWFRELPRGILDSLPSEQVMQCESEEDFVKVVRLLPQAEASLLNWAVNLMADIVEHEDVNKMTTRNLALVFAPNMSKMADPLTALMYAVQVMHLLKNLTEKTLRERKVASSQIVPCDDSEADVEECNQEEEEKGVDDVNKEEEIIKVEDEVKPSNGLDFDKEKREKT is encoded by the exons ATGGCGGATCAGGCAAACAACCAGCAAGCCATGGACATTGGTCCC CCGACCAATATATGCCACGTGGCTCACGTGACATACGATCGCTTCGACGGCTTTCTTGGTCTTCCTTCTGAATTCGAGCCTGACGTTCCCAAAAAGGCCCCCAGCGCAAG TGCAACAGTGTTTGGGGTTTCTACAGAGTCAATGCAGCTATCGTACGACTCTAGAGGGAACTGTGTTCCGATCATACTGTCGCTACTACAAAGACGACTATACGATCAAGGAGGTCTGAAAGTTGAAGGCATTTTCAGAATCACGGGAGATAACAGCGAGGAAGAGTTTGTAAGAGAAGAGTTAAACAAAGGAGTTGTACCAGAGGGCATAGATGTCCACTGTCTTTCCGGACTTATCAAG GCTTGGTTCAGAGAGTTACCGAGAGGAATACTTGATTCTCTGCCGTCTGAGCAAGTGATGCAGTGTGAGTCAGAGGAGGATTTTGTCAAGGTTGTGAGACTTTTACCGCAAGCGGAAGCTTCTCTTTTGAATTGGGCAGTCAATCTGATGGCTGATATTGTAGAGCATGAAGATGTCAACAAGATGACCACACGTAACCTTGCTTTGGTCTTTGCGCCAAATATGTCTAAG ATGGCAGATCCTCTAACAGCGTTGATGTACGCCGTCCAAGTTATGCACTTGCTGAAGAACCTCACAGAGAAAACACTCAGAGAGAGGAAAGTTGCATCTTCCCAAATCGTTCCTTGTGATGACAGTGAAGCTGATGTGGAAGAATgcaatcaagaagaagaagaaaaaggtgTTGATGATGTGAACAAGGAAGAGGAGATCATCAAGGTGGAAGATGAAGTCAAACCATCAAATGGTTTGGATTTCGATaaggaaaagagagagaaaacatGA